One segment of Pontibacter akesuensis DNA contains the following:
- a CDS encoding polyprenyl synthetase family protein, which produces MDSSILSEKINHTLSTLRYGENPAELYEPIRYIMALGGKRIRPLLVLLAAEMYDKDVEKALLPAAAVEVFHNFTLMHDDIMDKAPLRRGQQTVHEKWNANTAILGGDVMLVRAYQLLLGVESDKLQKVLQLFSQTAAEVCEGQQLDMNFEQREQVSREEYIQMITLKTAVLLGFSLELGAILQGAPEADAEHLKAFGDNIGIAFQLRDDLLDVYGDQSKFGKQVGGDILSDKKTFLMLTALEQANEQQLHIIHNWRNQQDDCIAADKVQAITGIYDQLSIRQQTEQQIDLYFQKAMQHFDAVQLPEARKRTIRGLALQLMERDS; this is translated from the coding sequence GTGGATAGCAGCATCCTTTCTGAAAAAATAAACCATACTTTATCCACGCTCCGCTACGGTGAAAACCCGGCAGAGCTTTATGAACCCATACGCTACATAATGGCCTTAGGCGGAAAACGCATAAGGCCATTATTAGTGCTTTTGGCAGCCGAAATGTACGATAAAGACGTGGAGAAGGCACTATTGCCTGCAGCGGCCGTAGAGGTTTTCCACAACTTCACGCTCATGCACGACGACATCATGGACAAGGCCCCACTGCGCCGCGGACAGCAGACCGTGCACGAAAAGTGGAATGCCAATACCGCCATACTTGGCGGTGATGTGATGCTGGTGCGCGCGTATCAGTTGCTGTTGGGTGTGGAAAGCGACAAGCTGCAAAAGGTGTTGCAGCTGTTCAGCCAGACCGCCGCCGAAGTATGCGAGGGCCAGCAACTGGACATGAACTTCGAGCAACGGGAGCAGGTAAGCCGGGAGGAATATATTCAGATGATCACGCTGAAGACGGCGGTGCTGCTGGGCTTCAGCCTGGAGCTTGGTGCCATACTGCAGGGCGCGCCCGAAGCCGACGCGGAGCACCTGAAAGCTTTCGGCGATAACATCGGCATTGCCTTTCAGCTGCGCGACGATCTGCTGGATGTGTACGGCGACCAGAGCAAGTTCGGTAAGCAGGTGGGCGGTGATATTCTGTCTGATAAAAAGACGTTTCTGATGCTGACAGCGCTGGAGCAGGCAAACGAACAGCAACTGCACATCATCCACAACTGGCGCAACCAGCAGGACGATTGCATCGCCGCAGACAAAGTGCAAGCCATCACCGGTATTTACGACCAGCTGAGCATCCGCCAGCAAACCGAGCAGCAGATAGACTTGTACTTCCAGAAAGCCATGCAGCATTTCGACGCCGTTCAGTTACCGGAGGCCCGTAAACGCACGATTCGCGGCCTGGCGCTGCAACTGATGGAGCGGGATAGTTAG
- a CDS encoding fasciclin domain-containing protein — MKTHHKYTYIKYIVIVLIAVCTQHVQAQQPTSLLQHVIQERPLLADLLTKAGLAPMLSADAPVTLLAPPEAELESIMQEQPERLRAILSNHILSGTYKEGDMKDGATLKTVGGTGITICRKTDHTLVNGVRIQQPDQQLKNGMLHGISGLIQM, encoded by the coding sequence ATGAAGACGCACCATAAATATACCTATATAAAGTATATAGTAATTGTACTGATTGCAGTTTGTACCCAACACGTACAGGCACAGCAACCCACATCGCTGCTGCAGCACGTGATACAGGAGCGGCCCCTGCTGGCTGATTTGCTCACAAAAGCCGGCCTGGCCCCCATGCTATCGGCCGATGCGCCCGTTACGCTCCTGGCACCCCCCGAGGCGGAGCTGGAAAGTATAATGCAGGAGCAACCGGAGCGCCTAAGAGCCATTCTATCCAACCACATTCTTTCCGGCACTTACAAAGAGGGCGATATGAAAGACGGTGCTACCCTTAAAACGGTTGGCGGCACCGGTATTACCATCTGCCGCAAAACAGACCATACTCTGGTAAATGGCGTGCGCATTCAGCAGCCGGACCAGCAGCTCAAGAACGGCATGCTGCACGGTATCAGTGGGCTTATCCAGATGTAA
- a CDS encoding SLC13 family permease: MTVEIVTVLGIIVLAVVLFVSERLSIDTVAILIMLLFMITGILTPMEGLAGFSNPATITVASMFIISSAIFKSGALSSVGIALTRIGRKNYLMCLLALMLISGLLSAFINDTAVVALLMPVVIQVSRDIKVSPSKLLIPLSFGALLGGVCTLIGTSTNILVSGIAQAQGEEPIGMFELAPAGICFLLVGVAYMFFIGRHLLPNRKLSENLSEDFNLGDYLTEIILLPDSPSVGVPLQKSELVRDLDIEVMQVTREKERLQVFPNLILRANDILKVRIGVEKLKSLKQAKGLKLKSERKFRDEDMSMSDSKLYEAIVTPNSYMEGKSLKELDFRSYNHGASVLAIRHRDEIVHQKPTHVKLSAGDVLLIGANSFQSEKLRQNEDLLIISQTERSHFNYGKIIPVLLISAGVIIAAATGMVPIVLSALVGVILLIILRCIRVDEVYKAIDWKVIFMLAGVLSMGAALEKTGAAKLLADYLIYGVGAYGPHALLSVFFLITFSTTNFMSNNATAALLAPIAIVTAEQLGVSVRPFLLAVAYAASLSFMTPMGYQTNTMIYGPGNYRFSDYLKVGTPLNILLWIVASIIIPFFFPF, translated from the coding sequence ATGACTGTCGAGATTGTTACCGTGTTAGGGATAATTGTGCTGGCAGTGGTACTGTTTGTATCCGAGCGCCTTTCTATTGACACGGTAGCCATCCTGATTATGCTGCTCTTTATGATTACCGGCATCCTGACGCCCATGGAGGGGCTGGCAGGCTTCAGTAACCCTGCCACCATCACAGTGGCATCGATGTTTATTATCAGTTCCGCTATTTTTAAGTCCGGGGCACTCAGCAGCGTCGGCATCGCACTCACCCGCATCGGCCGGAAGAACTACCTGATGTGCCTGCTCGCCCTCATGCTCATCTCAGGCCTTCTATCTGCCTTCATCAACGATACCGCTGTGGTGGCGCTGCTGATGCCTGTGGTGATACAGGTTAGCCGCGACATTAAAGTAAGTCCCTCCAAGCTGCTTATTCCGCTTAGCTTCGGTGCGCTGCTGGGAGGGGTCTGTACGCTGATCGGCACATCAACTAACATACTGGTTAGCGGTATTGCCCAGGCGCAGGGGGAGGAGCCCATTGGTATGTTCGAGTTGGCGCCAGCCGGCATCTGCTTTCTGCTGGTGGGGGTGGCGTACATGTTCTTTATTGGCCGCCATTTGCTCCCTAACCGTAAGCTTTCCGAAAACCTGTCAGAGGATTTTAACCTGGGCGATTACCTGACCGAAATCATCCTGCTCCCTGATTCCCCCTCAGTGGGGGTGCCGCTGCAGAAGTCGGAGTTGGTGCGCGACCTGGACATTGAAGTGATGCAGGTAACGCGCGAAAAGGAGCGGTTGCAGGTTTTCCCAAACCTGATACTTCGGGCAAACGATATTCTGAAAGTGCGCATCGGTGTGGAGAAGCTGAAGAGCCTGAAGCAGGCAAAGGGGCTGAAGCTGAAGTCAGAGCGCAAGTTTCGCGACGAGGACATGAGCATGAGCGACAGCAAGCTGTACGAGGCCATCGTAACCCCAAACTCTTACATGGAGGGCAAATCGTTGAAAGAGCTTGATTTCCGCTCGTACAACCACGGGGCCTCAGTGTTGGCTATCCGCCATCGCGATGAGATTGTGCACCAGAAGCCGACGCACGTAAAGCTATCAGCTGGTGATGTGTTGCTGATCGGGGCGAACAGCTTTCAGTCGGAGAAGCTGCGGCAAAACGAAGACCTGCTTATCATTTCCCAAACCGAGCGCAGCCACTTTAACTATGGCAAGATCATTCCTGTGCTGCTCATCAGTGCGGGCGTTATCATAGCGGCTGCCACAGGCATGGTTCCAATTGTGCTAAGTGCCCTGGTGGGGGTGATTTTACTCATTATCCTGCGCTGCATCCGCGTAGACGAAGTATACAAGGCCATCGACTGGAAGGTGATTTTCATGCTGGCCGGGGTGCTGTCTATGGGGGCAGCCTTGGAGAAAACAGGCGCTGCCAAGCTGCTGGCCGACTACCTGATTTATGGGGTGGGCGCGTACGGGCCGCATGCGCTGCTGTCAGTGTTCTTCCTGATCACGTTTTCAACAACGAACTTCATGTCGAACAACGCCACGGCGGCCCTGCTGGCTCCCATCGCCATTGTTACAGCCGAACAGCTTGGCGTAAGCGTGCGGCCTTTTCTGCTGGCGGTCGCCTATGCTGCCTCGCTTAGCTTTATGACGCCCATGGGCTACCAAACCAACACCATGATCTACGGCCCCGGCAACTACCGTTTTTCAGATTACCTGAAGGTGGGTACGCCCCTCAACATCCTGCTCTGGATTGTGGCGTCTATCATCATTCCGTTCTTTTTCCCGTTTTAG
- a CDS encoding rhomboid family intramembrane serine protease — MSVTIILIIITVGISWYAWQNAGIMHKWIFHPFSVQRDNSWYRFITSGFLHADFTHLLFNMLTLYFFGDAVERTFMMLFGPTTGILLYLLVYIGGIVVADIPTYIKHRNDPAYRALGASGGVSSVVFSSILFYPTSDICLYFLLCLPGFLLGVLYIIYSYYQDKRMGDNINHSAHLVGAIYGFVLSLLLVPQALPNFFQQIASWDGLF; from the coding sequence ATGAGCGTTACCATCATCCTTATTATCATTACCGTCGGGATTTCCTGGTATGCCTGGCAAAACGCCGGCATCATGCACAAGTGGATCTTTCATCCCTTTTCTGTGCAGCGTGACAATTCCTGGTACCGCTTCATCACCTCCGGCTTTCTGCATGCGGATTTTACGCATCTGCTCTTTAACATGCTTACCCTGTACTTCTTCGGTGATGCCGTGGAAAGGACGTTTATGATGCTTTTCGGGCCAACAACAGGCATATTGCTGTACCTGCTGGTTTACATCGGGGGCATTGTGGTCGCCGACATTCCCACGTACATCAAGCACCGTAACGATCCGGCCTACAGGGCATTGGGGGCTTCGGGAGGCGTGTCTTCCGTGGTGTTCTCCAGTATCCTCTTCTACCCGACAAGCGACATCTGCCTGTATTTCCTGCTGTGCCTTCCGGGGTTTTTGCTTGGTGTGCTCTACATTATCTATTCTTATTACCAGGATAAACGCATGGGCGACAACATAAACCACAGTGCGCACCTGGTGGGTGCCATCTATGGTTTTGTGCTAAGCCTGCTGCTGGTGCCGCAGGCCCTTCCGAATTTCTTTCAGCAGATTGCCAGCTGGGATGGGCTTTTCTAG